One Conger conger chromosome 18, fConCon1.1, whole genome shotgun sequence DNA window includes the following coding sequences:
- the LOC133118511 gene encoding cystatin-F, translated as MGTETLLLILTALAGWSFQEVTSLSRVDRSPPGSISNVSKNDTGVQKAVLTGTYAFNNRSNDAFLFKALEIDDAKKQIVKGIKYILEVRILRTVCRNTDNADLNNCHFQPKGKLHQIFHCHFEVWAMSWLKLMKTTFLSCRP; from the exons ATGGGGACCGAAACACTGCTTCTCATTCTCACAGCACTGGCTGGCTGGTCGTTTCAGG AGGTCACCAGCCTCAGTCGTGTAGATCGGTCTCCTCCTGGTTCAATAAGCAACGTCAGCAAGAATGACACGGGAGTCCAAAAGGCAGTGCTGACCGGAACCTACGCGTTCAACAACCGATCGAACGATGCATTCCTTTTCAAGGCATTGGAAATTGATGACGCCAAGAAACAG ATTGTGAAAGGAATCAAGTACATTCTTGAGGTGCGGATCCTGCGCACTGTCTGCCGAAACACTGACAATGCGGACCTGAACAACTGCCactttcagccaaaaggaaagcTGCATCAG ATCTTCCACTGTCATTTCGAGGTGTGGGCCATGTCATGGCTGAAGCTGATGAAGACAACGTTCTTGTCCTGCCGGCCTTAA